GCGGGCGCTGCACCGGCAGCGCCCGCCCGGAACCACGCGGCGGCTCCCCACACAGGAAGGCTCGGACCATGGTCAGCATCGGCACCTATCAGCGGGTCGACGTGACGGATGCCGCAGCATCCCTCGTCCGCGACCTCACCGTGCAGCACGGACCTCTGATGTTCCATCAGTCGGGAGGATGCTGCGACGGCTCGTCGCCCATGTGCTATCCCGTCGGGATGTTCATCACCGGGCCGAGCGACGTGCTGCTCGGTGCCCTCGATGTGGGGCTCGACGCCGCGGTCGAGGTCTTCATGTCGGAATCGCAGTTCGAGTACTGGAAGTACACGCACCTGACCATCGACGTCGTGCCGGGTCGGGGTGCCGGCTTCTCGGTCGAGGGGCCCACGGGCATGCGGTTCCTGATCCGCTCCCGGATGCTGAACGATGCGGAGCTGGAGTACTTCGGGCTCGCGCCTTCGGCCGAGGGCTAGACCCTCCTCAGTAGACCATCCCCATCGCCGCGCGCACCTCGTCGAGGGTCGTCTCCGCGATCGCGTTCGCGCGCGCATTCCCCTCCCGGATCACAGCTGCGGCGTCAGACATCGTGAGCGATGCACGCCGGGCCCGATGGTCTGCGAGGAACTCGTTCACGGCCTCTGTGGTGAGGCGCTTGAGCGCGCCGGCTCCTGCAGCGCCCACCTCGTCTGCGATCTCCTCCGGCGTGCGGTCGAGAACGACCGCAGCCGTCGCGAGCAACCCCGATACTCCGGGCCGGTTCGCGGGGTCGTATGTGATCGTGCGCTCCGAATCGGTGGGGGCGCGACGGATGGCGTCGGCGGTCTCGTCAGCCGTCATGCCGAGCGCGATGGCGTTCCCGTAGCTCTTCGACATCTTGCGCCCGTCGAGACCGGGGAGCTCGGGAGTGTCGGTGACGAGAGCGGCAGGCTCCGGGAACACGTCGCCGTATCGCTCGGTGAATCGACGCGCGATGGTGCGCGTCATCTCGACGTGCGGCAGGTTGTCCTTCCCCACCGGAACGAGGTTGCCCTTGCAGAACAGGATGTCGGCTGCTTGGTGGACGGGATATGTGAGTAACAGCCCGCTCAGCGATCGTCCGGATGCTGCCAGCTCCGCCTTGACCGTCGGGTTGCGGTGCAGTTCGGCCTCGGTGACCAGGCTCAGGAAGGGGAGGAGGAGCTGGTTGAGGGCCGGCACGGCCGAATGGGTGAAGACCGTGCTCGCTGCCGGGTCGAGCCCGGCGGCGAGGTAGTCGAGAACCGCGTCGTACACGTTGCCGCGCACGTCCCCGACGGAGTCGCGGTCGGTGATGACCTGGTAGTCGGCGAGGATGACGAACGTCTCGACACCGGCATCCTGCAGCCGGACGCGTTCGCGGATCGTGCCGAAGTAGTGCCCGAGGTGCAGTCGTCCGGTGGGGCGTTCCCCGGTGAGAACGCGGAATCTCTCGGGGTGCTGCTCGATCGCCTCGCGGAGAGCGGGCATGCGAGCGAGCGTTGCGGCGTACGAGTCCATGATCTGCTCCTGATTCGAAAGGAGCTGCACGGACGTGGTGCTGCGAACGGGTCGCGGGCTGCCGTGCAGCCCGCGCGAGAATGCGTTACGGCTGCTCCGGCAGCCACCACGACGAAACGGTGAAACGCATGGGTCGAGGATAGTGTCGTTCCGCGTTCGAAGCGAGTCCGGAGCGCACGCTGTGGCGGGGATCGTGACAGACGAGCGCCTGAGAACATGTGTTCCGGAATGCGATTCGGCGGAGCCGACAAGGAGCGCTCCGTCTTGTAGACTGTGTATGCAGGCCCGCCCCACTCTCGTGGATAAGCGGGTCTCGCTGTCTGTCAGGCCATGTCGATCGGATCCCCGAGCGGATTCAAATGTCTGAGGTAGTCGCCGTACCAGGTCCACGCGAACTCATTGCCCGCGTGAGGGTTCAGGTGAGTAAACCCGGACCAGGCGACGATGTCCGCGATCTGAGTCCATTGAGACCGTCGAGAACTGTGGAACATCGGATCCTCGATGATCCGACGCGTGGAAAGGCTCAATGCCCGGTGCGCGCTGTAGTAGATGGGATCAGTTCCATCCCCGTCCATCCCGACGATCCCGAAGTCGTGCGAAGCGTGCAATTGCGAATCCCACAGGGCGACAAGGGATGAGTACACAGCTTCACGGTCTTGATTGATCGCCTTGTTTCGAAGGGGCGACCGCTTGAAACACACACCGATCTCGATGTGCGGGCAATCGCGCACCGCTTCGAGACATCGCAATGCAACCTC
This genomic interval from Microbacterium hydrocarbonoxydans contains the following:
- a CDS encoding DUF779 domain-containing protein — its product is MVSIGTYQRVDVTDAAASLVRDLTVQHGPLMFHQSGGCCDGSSPMCYPVGMFITGPSDVLLGALDVGLDAAVEVFMSESQFEYWKYTHLTIDVVPGRGAGFSVEGPTGMRFLIRSRMLNDAELEYFGLAPSAEG
- the trpS gene encoding tryptophan--tRNA ligase; this translates as MDSYAATLARMPALREAIEQHPERFRVLTGERPTGRLHLGHYFGTIRERVRLQDAGVETFVILADYQVITDRDSVGDVRGNVYDAVLDYLAAGLDPAASTVFTHSAVPALNQLLLPFLSLVTEAELHRNPTVKAELAASGRSLSGLLLTYPVHQAADILFCKGNLVPVGKDNLPHVEMTRTIARRFTERYGDVFPEPAALVTDTPELPGLDGRKMSKSYGNAIALGMTADETADAIRRAPTDSERTITYDPANRPGVSGLLATAAVVLDRTPEEIADEVGAAGAGALKRLTTEAVNEFLADHRARRASLTMSDAAAVIREGNARANAIAETTLDEVRAAMGMVY
- a CDS encoding DUF3800 domain-containing protein — encoded protein: MAGPISHMFYADDSGNLDDGWIVYGWIELAVARWDAVLAYWLTFRKRLVADYGIPTSEELHTTALVNGRGRVSSTPPSRFVRNGVTLWKPFGREVALRCLEAVRDCPHIEIGVCFKRSPLRNKAINQDREAVYSSLVALWDSQLHASHDFGIVGMDGDGTDPIYYSAHRALSLSTRRIIEDPMFHSSRRSQWTQIADIVAWSGFTHLNPHAGNEFAWTWYGDYLRHLNPLGDPIDMA